Proteins encoded by one window of Candidatus Nitrosocosmicus hydrocola:
- the sufC gene encoding Fe-S cluster assembly ATPase SufC, with translation MSFLTIKDLNVNIDDKKILNGVNLEVNKGEVHAIMGLNGSGKSTLANVLLGHPRYSVISGDILVNDESIVTMKTDERAKKGLFLGFQYPTEISGVGYSHFLRNAYNLLSKSLAAEQKDREVFITVREFHEYLKRNLDNVGLDPSFLSRYLNEGFSGGEKKRSEVMQMLVLKPNLAILDEPDSGLDIDAVKAVAEAINKLIETGAGVIVITHYARILRYLNKLDKVHVMSKGKIIKSAGKELSEELEAKGYAWLGLSDDTQ, from the coding sequence ATGTCATTCTTAACGATAAAAGACCTAAATGTCAATATTGATGATAAAAAAATACTTAATGGTGTTAATTTAGAGGTCAACAAAGGTGAAGTTCATGCCATTATGGGATTAAATGGCTCAGGCAAAAGTACGTTGGCCAATGTCTTATTGGGACATCCTCGTTATTCTGTAATTTCTGGAGATATTTTAGTTAACGATGAAAGTATTGTAACTATGAAAACAGACGAAAGAGCAAAAAAAGGACTTTTCTTGGGTTTTCAGTATCCAACTGAAATATCTGGTGTGGGATATAGTCATTTTTTACGTAATGCCTATAATTTACTAAGCAAATCACTAGCTGCAGAACAAAAAGACCGTGAAGTTTTCATAACAGTAAGGGAATTTCATGAATACCTAAAAAGAAACTTGGACAATGTTGGCTTGGATCCAAGCTTTCTAAGCAGATACCTAAATGAAGGTTTTTCTGGAGGAGAAAAAAAGAGATCAGAAGTTATGCAGATGCTTGTTTTAAAGCCTAATTTGGCAATTCTAGACGAACCCGATTCTGGACTTGATATAGACGCTGTAAAGGCTGTGGCTGAGGCTATAAACAAATTGATTGAAACAGGAGCAGGAGTCATTGTTATTACCCATTACGCTAGGATTTTACGCTATCTTAACAAACTTGACAAGGTACATGTGATGTCAAAGGGAAAAATAATAAAATCAGCAGGTAAGGAGCTTTCAGAGGAACTTGAAGCAAAAGGCTATGCATGGCTAGGATTATCTGACGATACTCAGTAG
- a CDS encoding chlorite dismutase family protein, which produces MRNKNKNLSTHDNLENNYNNSDGSIASKKIEDDINTTTTTAGSKPQGAKVNEPDSDITSEKFFTFTFYKVDPKWRWLNEMGKDEASREFLELLQAASKRMKIQTYSTLGLRHESEFMIWTISPSLENIQVLSSKIYTTIIGKYLEPVSTFLSLTRKSTYSNQVKLGFETDKDPLQYVVVYPFIKSREWYLLPFEKRKEMMDEHIKVGRKYPDILLNTTYSFGIDDQDFMLAFETNSLSRFQNLIIELRETQVSKYIVKDTPMIPCVRKDIVDIIKSLG; this is translated from the coding sequence ATGAGAAATAAAAATAAGAATCTTTCAACCCATGATAATTTAGAAAATAATTATAATAATTCTGATGGTTCAATTGCATCAAAAAAAATTGAAGATGATATTAATACTACTACTACTACTGCGGGATCAAAACCCCAAGGTGCCAAAGTTAATGAACCCGATAGCGATATTACCTCTGAAAAATTCTTTACATTCACCTTTTACAAGGTGGACCCCAAATGGCGTTGGCTTAACGAGATGGGCAAGGATGAAGCATCCCGTGAATTTCTTGAATTACTTCAAGCTGCAAGCAAAAGAATGAAAATTCAGACTTATTCTACACTAGGACTACGACACGAAAGTGAGTTTATGATTTGGACCATTTCACCATCTCTAGAAAATATTCAGGTTCTATCTTCTAAAATTTATACTACAATCATAGGAAAATACCTGGAACCTGTTTCTACGTTTCTTTCTTTAACTAGAAAGTCCACTTATTCAAATCAGGTAAAACTTGGATTCGAAACAGACAAAGACCCATTGCAGTATGTAGTTGTTTATCCTTTTATTAAATCTCGAGAATGGTATCTTTTACCGTTTGAAAAAAGAAAGGAAATGATGGATGAGCATATCAAGGTCGGAAGGAAGTATCCTGATATTTTACTTAATACCACCTATTCGTTTGGGATTGACGATCAAGATTTTATGCTAGCTTTTGAAACAAATAGTCTATCTAGATTTCAAAACCTGATTATAGAGTTACGGGAAACTCAAGTTAGCAAATACATAGTTAAGGACACACCTATGATTCCATGTGTTCGAAAGGATATAGTCGATATCATAAAGAGCTTGGGATAG
- a CDS encoding DUF1802 family protein, which produces MVSHLHLDKNNFNGEMVYSHKILRLNTTAEVNSKSESRSSGNEYPDPPTLHISPDNNIKTNSQDNGLQSNSNSSYLGALKEWAVVCEAIESGDQILLFRKGGIMEYRSGFELKFKDFFLFPTFEHQARESVRPKYHAVFDEIEKNNDIKGTETTTTASENNNNSSSASKEYTKVTSFVEITHFSEVPSLERLKALEDFHILTDDYLKMRFNYNPKKPLHLLLLRAYKLKKPIQIMNKPQWIGCKSWIQIDSHDQDLELYFANNSISENPFEYLKTISNPCIDDDNFNKLSEKVRSII; this is translated from the coding sequence ATGGTTTCTCATTTACATTTAGATAAAAATAATTTTAACGGTGAAATGGTTTATAGTCATAAAATTCTTCGATTAAATACTACAGCGGAAGTTAATTCAAAAAGTGAATCAAGATCATCGGGTAATGAATATCCTGATCCTCCTACCCTTCATATTTCTCCTGATAATAATATCAAAACAAATAGCCAGGATAATGGTTTGCAATCAAATTCCAATTCAAGTTATCTAGGTGCCTTAAAGGAATGGGCCGTTGTTTGTGAGGCCATAGAGTCAGGAGATCAAATTTTGCTATTCAGGAAAGGGGGAATCATGGAATATCGTAGTGGATTTGAGTTAAAATTTAAGGATTTTTTCTTATTTCCAACATTTGAACATCAAGCAAGAGAATCTGTGCGTCCCAAATACCATGCAGTTTTTGACGAGATAGAAAAAAATAACGATATCAAAGGGACTGAAACGACAACAACGGCATCAGAAAATAATAACAATTCGTCTTCTGCTTCAAAGGAATACACAAAAGTCACATCATTTGTCGAGATAACACATTTTAGCGAGGTACCTAGTTTAGAGCGGCTAAAAGCTTTGGAAGATTTCCACATTTTGACTGATGACTATCTTAAAATGCGCTTCAATTACAATCCCAAAAAACCACTACATCTGCTCCTCTTACGAGCATACAAGTTAAAAAAACCCATCCAAATTATGAATAAACCTCAATGGATAGGTTGCAAGTCTTGGATCCAAATCGATTCACACGACCAGGATCTTGAATTGTATTTTGCAAATAATTCTATATCAGAAAATCCATTTGAATATTTGAAAACTATTAGTAACCCTTGTATAGACGACGATAATTTCAATAAATTATCTGAAAAAGTGAGGAGTATAATTTAA
- a CDS encoding aldo/keto reductase, which produces MKYRNLGNTGIQVSEIGFGTWTLALDWWGKKLEEDESIKMLKHAYDLGINFFETADMYGKGKSEKLLAKAFKDMRSEVIYSTKWGYDMYTANQIGHGEIPQKHNPEFLDFALSESLNRLETDFVDVYSLHNPKMEAIENNALFDRLDELVKTGKIKSHGVALGPAIGWEKEGLYAIENRNIVCLQTVYNILEQDPGRVFFNAVDTRANNSVGIMVRVPDASGVLTGKVNEHTVFDKNDHRNNRKKEWIIQAMKKIEKLKPIADSHGWNITELSMKYILSQKEISVLLPTVTSLEEIDLFAQISDGNYLSADEKTQIERMYENNFDMPKLLA; this is translated from the coding sequence ATGAAATATCGTAATTTGGGAAATACTGGAATTCAAGTTAGTGAGATTGGATTTGGGACCTGGACTTTGGCACTGGATTGGTGGGGAAAAAAACTAGAGGAAGACGAATCCATAAAGATGCTAAAACATGCCTATGATTTAGGAATTAATTTCTTTGAGACTGCTGATATGTATGGAAAGGGTAAAAGCGAAAAACTATTGGCAAAAGCCTTTAAAGACATGCGCAGTGAAGTGATTTACTCTACAAAGTGGGGTTATGACATGTACACTGCTAATCAAATTGGACATGGTGAGATTCCTCAAAAACATAATCCCGAATTCTTAGACTTTGCACTATCAGAGAGTCTGAATAGATTAGAAACTGATTTTGTTGACGTATACAGCTTGCATAACCCCAAAATGGAAGCGATCGAAAATAACGCATTGTTTGATAGATTGGATGAACTGGTAAAAACAGGAAAGATCAAGAGTCATGGTGTTGCTTTGGGACCTGCAATAGGTTGGGAAAAGGAAGGATTGTATGCTATTGAAAATAGAAATATTGTGTGTTTACAGACTGTATATAACATTTTAGAACAAGATCCTGGTAGGGTATTTTTTAATGCAGTAGATACAAGGGCCAATAATTCGGTAGGCATAATGGTTAGAGTACCTGACGCATCGGGTGTTTTAACGGGCAAAGTCAACGAACATACCGTTTTTGACAAGAATGATCATAGAAATAACAGAAAGAAAGAATGGATCATTCAAGCTATGAAAAAAATAGAAAAACTCAAACCAATAGCTGATTCACATGGATGGAATATTACTGAACTCTCAATGAAATACATATTATCTCAAAAAGAAATCTCTGTTCTCTTGCCAACCGTAACGAGCTTGGAAGAAATTGATTTATTCGCACAAATATCTGATGGAAATTATTTATCTGCAGATGAAAAAACCCAAATAGAAAGAATGTATGAAAATAATTTTGATATGCCTAAATTATTGGCATAA
- a CDS encoding Lrp/AsnC family transcriptional regulator yields the protein MLVNELDVIDKQILNDIQWSFPLVERPFLEMANKYHLTEDEVLNRTQRLKDIGIIRQISAIFDTRKLGYKSALVAFSVDDKNTDYVANEINKHPGVSHNYERNHEYNIWFTLAVSPDADMKADLDKMAALDGVKKYRVLPTLKMYKIGVKLDMVNADAEKPTPTDSVKKMEGKAEKISETDKEYIRQLQKDIEIIKEPFKSITNSLGISLEELFNQVKEYEKIGIMRRFAAILRHRQAGFTANGMIVWNVPEYNIDQVGLKIASFPQVSHCYRRPIYPDWEFNLFSMIHARTFDAAEKIAKEISEIIKIDKYRILFSSREFKKERVKYFE from the coding sequence ATGCTGGTTAATGAATTAGACGTCATAGATAAACAGATATTAAATGATATTCAGTGGTCATTTCCCTTGGTTGAAAGACCATTTCTTGAGATGGCAAATAAATACCACTTAACTGAAGACGAAGTTCTTAACAGAACCCAAAGATTAAAGGATATTGGGATAATTAGACAGATAAGCGCGATTTTTGATACTCGTAAACTTGGTTACAAGAGTGCCCTAGTTGCATTTTCAGTTGATGATAAAAATACAGACTATGTCGCTAATGAAATAAACAAACACCCAGGAGTAAGCCACAATTATGAAAGAAACCACGAGTACAACATTTGGTTTACACTAGCGGTGTCCCCTGATGCAGATATGAAAGCAGATCTGGACAAAATGGCTGCTTTAGATGGAGTGAAAAAATACAGGGTATTGCCTACCTTAAAAATGTACAAAATTGGAGTAAAGTTAGATATGGTAAATGCTGATGCTGAAAAGCCTACTCCAACAGACAGTGTAAAGAAAATGGAGGGGAAGGCAGAAAAAATTTCAGAGACTGATAAAGAGTATATTAGACAACTGCAAAAAGATATTGAAATAATCAAAGAACCGTTCAAGTCAATCACAAACAGTCTTGGGATTAGCCTTGAGGAATTATTTAATCAGGTAAAAGAATACGAAAAGATTGGGATAATGAGAAGATTTGCAGCAATACTAAGACACCGACAAGCTGGTTTTACGGCTAACGGCATGATAGTTTGGAACGTTCCTGAATACAATATTGATCAAGTAGGATTAAAAATAGCATCGTTTCCACAAGTAAGTCATTGTTACAGACGACCCATATATCCAGACTGGGAGTTTAATTTATTTAGCATGATTCATGCCAGAACCTTTGACGCAGCTGAAAAAATCGCAAAAGAAATATCAGAGATCATCAAGATTGATAAATATAGAATATTGTTCAGCTCCAGAGAGTTTAAAAAAGAAAGAGTAAAATATTTTGAATAA
- a CDS encoding pyridoxamine 5'-phosphate oxidase family protein: MDKGQIDDLLKSELIGRIGCFDGNKVYVVPVTYAYDNGYIYGHTKDGLKIRIMRKNPNVCFEVDWMKDMSNWKSVIVYGTFEELKGDDANNGLDILMKSIMSNLDREPLSTKDPDHDDLGIENFAFLHSFLSPFLHSKNNEIFEIVVYRIKINEATGKFGDNKKSNSYY, from the coding sequence TTGGATAAAGGTCAAATTGATGATCTTTTGAAATCAGAATTAATTGGGAGAATAGGTTGCTTTGATGGTAACAAAGTATATGTTGTTCCTGTCACCTACGCATATGATAATGGATATATTTATGGGCATACAAAAGACGGATTGAAAATTCGAATCATGAGAAAAAATCCGAATGTTTGTTTTGAAGTTGATTGGATGAAAGATATGAGTAATTGGAAGAGTGTAATAGTTTATGGAACCTTTGAAGAACTTAAAGGAGATGACGCTAATAATGGATTGGATATATTGATGAAATCAATCATGTCTAATTTGGATAGAGAGCCTCTTTCGACTAAAGATCCAGATCATGATGATCTAGGTATAGAAAATTTTGCATTTCTGCACTCATTTTTATCTCCATTTTTACACAGCAAGAACAATGAAATTTTTGAAATCGTGGTATATCGAATAAAGATAAATGAAGCAACAGGGAAATTTGGAGACAATAAAAAATCCAATTCATATTATTAG
- a CDS encoding multicopper oxidase domain-containing protein: MFRIVTGISFPGLVYSFSLVGFAILLINSGSTTTESYGIGLSDDLSINDDINTPYINVANLSIRDNPLALDLYDKSSNFSIAKDGDLDNKFQPNKIYTLVAEHVGIEISPNNRVLAWTFNGTMPGPTIRMSEGENITVKFMNRSPIPHTIHFHGHHDELNDGIGPMVMPGQTYLYNITGGPAGVLLYYCHVAPTSQHIKMGMYGALIIDPKNKTALTPAKEVVLVMSEFNIKDPLAFLADYYLINGYTDQYLHYPIKANQNEVVRFYIVNAGVNLPYSFHLHGTLFEAYPSGLFINSPIESQSVLVGPGDASIVEAKWKYPGTYLFHGHGLQQERGSKGMIEISPIDLNGSTTYQKPLNQSVSLFNDLYDLQTELQSSNKSFKTEIDTDGNKHQQYSFDIENILKRNPINPIVNVSIPLNAGLPNNDNFYSPSTIKVQKGQEVRWVNHDKLIHTVTSGDPSTGSNGLFDSGIMVNDDIFTTVFVDEGVFIYYCIYHPWMFGEVIVED; this comes from the coding sequence ATGTTCAGAATTGTCACAGGCATAAGTTTTCCTGGCCTGGTTTACTCCTTTTCCTTAGTTGGATTCGCCATTCTATTAATAAATAGCGGATCTACAACTACCGAATCATATGGTATTGGACTAAGTGATGATCTATCTATTAATGATGATATTAATACTCCATACATTAATGTAGCAAATTTATCCATTAGAGATAACCCCTTAGCCCTGGACCTTTATGACAAATCTAGTAATTTTTCTATTGCAAAAGACGGAGATCTTGATAACAAATTTCAGCCTAACAAGATTTACACACTTGTTGCAGAACATGTAGGAATAGAAATAAGTCCAAACAACAGAGTGTTAGCATGGACGTTCAATGGAACTATGCCTGGTCCAACGATAAGAATGTCCGAAGGCGAAAACATCACTGTAAAATTTATGAACAGATCACCTATTCCTCATACCATACACTTCCATGGTCATCATGATGAGCTTAATGACGGGATTGGTCCTATGGTCATGCCTGGTCAAACATATTTGTATAACATTACTGGCGGTCCTGCTGGTGTCTTGTTGTATTATTGTCACGTAGCGCCCACGTCACAACATATCAAGATGGGTATGTATGGAGCCTTAATCATAGATCCAAAGAATAAAACCGCTCTTACGCCAGCCAAAGAAGTTGTTTTGGTGATGAGTGAATTTAATATAAAAGACCCTTTAGCATTCTTAGCGGATTATTATTTGATTAATGGTTATACCGATCAATATTTACACTATCCAATTAAAGCAAATCAAAACGAAGTAGTCAGATTCTACATCGTAAATGCCGGAGTCAATCTACCGTATTCGTTCCATCTCCATGGAACACTTTTTGAAGCCTACCCTTCTGGGTTATTCATAAATTCTCCTATAGAATCTCAATCTGTATTGGTAGGACCAGGTGACGCATCCATAGTAGAAGCAAAATGGAAATATCCTGGTACATACTTATTTCATGGTCATGGCTTGCAACAAGAACGTGGTAGCAAGGGAATGATAGAAATTTCTCCTATTGACTTGAATGGATCTACTACATATCAAAAACCCCTCAATCAATCCGTTTCTTTGTTTAATGATCTTTATGATCTACAAACTGAACTTCAAAGTTCAAACAAGTCATTTAAAACTGAAATTGATACCGATGGAAATAAACATCAACAATACTCCTTTGACATAGAAAATATCTTAAAACGCAATCCAATAAACCCTATTGTAAATGTGTCCATCCCACTCAATGCAGGCCTTCCTAATAACGACAATTTTTACTCTCCGTCTACTATCAAAGTACAAAAGGGCCAAGAGGTAAGATGGGTTAATCATGATAAGCTCATTCACACAGTAACATCCGGCGATCCTTCAACAGGAAGTAATGGTTTATTTGATTCTGGCATAATGGTAAACGATGATATCTTTACTACCGTTTTTGTTGATGAAGGAGTATTTATCTATTATTGTATATACCACCCTTGGATGTTTGGAGAGGTAATAGTGGAAGACTAG